One Dehalococcoidia bacterium genomic window, GGTACGCCAGGGGATCGGGAAGGCGGCGAGACCTGACGCCTCCCCCGCCTCGTCCACCGGTGGCGCGTCAGGTCCTAGCCGCGGGAGGCAGGTAAGCCAGTGCAGTGGTGAACGATTCTATGCTTTACCACCATCAGCGGCGAGACCTGACGCCCTGACGAATCCCGATGGCCATTTCAACCATCCAGTAAGGTAAATCTTTTTGGCCCGGAAATCAAGTGAAATTTTACTCAACCTGACATTTTTAAGATTCTCAGAGGCATTTCGTGCCGGGGAAAGCGCCGGAGTCGGAGCGGTTTCATTCCTCCGGCGGAACGTGCGCCGGCGGCCCCGGAGCCGGGAACAACCGGGAAGCCAGGATGGATAGGGTCAGGATGGTGACGATGACGCCCAGGGAAAGCAGCGTGGGTATGTGGACCAATTCCATCAGCAGCATCTTCAGTCCGACGAAGGCCAGGATCACCGCCACTCCGGTCTTCAGGAAGCGGAACAGGTTCATGATACCGGCCAGGAGGAAGTACAGCGACCGCAGCCCCAGGATGGCGAAGATATTGGAGGTAATAACGATAAAGGGATCCTGGGTGATGGCCAGGATGGCGGGAATGGAGTCAATGGCGAACATGATGTCGGAGCTTTCCACCACCAGCACCACCAGGAACAGCGGCGTGGCCATGATGCCCCCCTTGCCCCGCACGAAGAATTTGTTGTCCACGTAATTGCGGGTGACGGGGAAAATTTTGCGGAACCACTTCACCAGGGGCACCTTGTCCGGATCGACCTCCTTCTCCTCAGAGAAGGCCATGCGCCAGGCGCTCCACAGCAGCAGCGCCCCGAAGACGTAGATCACCTGGTGAAAAAGGTGGATCAGGGCCACCCCGAAAACGACGAAAATCATGCGGAACACCACCGCTCCGGCGATGCCCCAGTTCAGCGCCCGGTGTTGCTGAATCGTGTTCACCCCGAAGTAGCTGAAGATCATGATGAACACGAACAGGTTGTCCACTGACAGCGAGTACTCGATCAGGTACCCGGTCAGGAATTCCAATGCCTTCTGG contains:
- a CDS encoding TerC family protein — translated: MPDPHLHGGRRHGAGDPAFLPDVEQPGRSQHPLDQPEFGKLGPEHPQRSAGGLGALPVQRRGPDARQPGQDQGGEIRGDSVAGGIWLLAAGWSPIHLITLIKPRITLTAVRKHDARRVIIWVSTALLFNLGILLFWDQLVQAGIPFIRGDATARQKALEFLTGYLIEYSLSVDNLFVFIMIFSYFGVNTIQQHRALNWGIAGAVVFRMIFVVFGVALIHLFHQVIYVFGALLLWSAWRMAFSEEKEVDPDKVPLVKWFRKIFPVTRNYVDNKFFVRGKGGIMATPLFLVVLVVESSDIMFAIDSIPAILAITQDPFIVITSNIFAILGLRSLYFLLAGIMNLFRFLKTGVAVILAFVGLKMLLMELVHIPTLLSLGVIVTILTLSILASRLFPAPGPPAHVPPEE